In a genomic window of Halobiforma lacisalsi AJ5:
- a CDS encoding aldehyde ferredoxin oxidoreductase family protein, with protein MTELGGFQDRVARVDLSEGSVDYESIDEEDAKKYIGARGLGVKYVFEQGPDVDPLGPDNLLAFMNGPLSGTQVTMSGRIAVCTKSPLTGTVTDSHHGGWSGARLKWAGFDGLLFEGEADDPVYAVVEDGEVELRDASHVWGEGVHQTREALEEEVEGSYGKNLSFMGIGPGGENEVRYACIINEDDRASGRGGTGCVMGSKNLKAIVVKSGTKMPQPADPETFKEGHQQAMQAIQESDVTAPNEGGLSQFGTNVLMNITEEMSGLPTRNGKYTSTRDAREDGFAGEEFDSEKVSGENVRENILVDEPTCHSCPVACKKEVEVQAMHKGEEMNVRMESYEFESAYALGPNSGNTERDDVAVMIDRCNDMGVDTIDTGNMMAMAMEMAEEGKLEADLDWGDTETMIDLIEKIAYHEGELADLLAEGPSRVAEARDAQENSLAVKGQTIAAYDPRCMKGMGIGYATSNRGACHLRGYTPAAEILGIPEKVDPYEWEGKGELTAEFQDLHAISDSFDICKFNAFAEGIEEYVLQYNGMTGRDVSEDELMEAGERVYNLERYYNNLNGFDGSDDSLPERFLEDGIPGQGASEGEYCELEEMKAEYYDYRGWVDGVVPDEKLDELGIEVGPGTGVSSEGGAAAPSDD; from the coding sequence ATGACAGAACTCGGCGGTTTCCAGGACAGGGTCGCCCGCGTCGATCTCTCCGAGGGGTCGGTCGACTACGAGTCGATAGACGAGGAAGACGCGAAGAAATACATCGGGGCGCGCGGACTGGGGGTGAAGTACGTCTTCGAACAGGGGCCGGACGTGGATCCGCTCGGTCCCGACAACCTGCTTGCGTTCATGAACGGACCGCTGTCGGGCACGCAAGTGACGATGAGCGGCCGGATCGCGGTCTGTACCAAGTCGCCGCTGACCGGCACCGTTACCGACAGCCACCACGGCGGCTGGTCCGGCGCGCGCCTGAAGTGGGCCGGCTTCGACGGTCTGCTGTTCGAGGGCGAGGCCGACGACCCGGTCTACGCCGTCGTCGAGGACGGCGAGGTCGAACTGCGGGACGCCTCCCACGTCTGGGGCGAGGGCGTCCACCAGACCCGAGAGGCCCTCGAGGAGGAGGTCGAGGGGTCATACGGGAAGAACCTGAGCTTCATGGGGATCGGCCCCGGTGGGGAGAACGAGGTTCGCTACGCCTGTATCATCAACGAGGACGACCGTGCCTCGGGCCGCGGCGGTACGGGCTGTGTCATGGGGTCGAAGAACCTCAAGGCCATCGTCGTGAAATCCGGCACGAAGATGCCCCAGCCGGCCGATCCCGAGACGTTCAAGGAGGGCCACCAGCAGGCGATGCAGGCCATCCAGGAGTCCGACGTCACCGCGCCCAACGAGGGCGGGCTCTCGCAGTTCGGGACGAACGTCCTGATGAACATCACCGAGGAGATGTCCGGCCTGCCCACGCGAAACGGGAAGTACACCTCGACCCGGGACGCCCGGGAGGACGGCTTCGCGGGCGAGGAGTTCGACTCGGAGAAAGTCTCCGGCGAGAACGTCCGGGAGAACATCCTCGTCGATGAGCCGACCTGTCACTCCTGTCCCGTCGCCTGCAAGAAGGAGGTCGAAGTCCAGGCGATGCACAAAGGCGAGGAGATGAACGTCCGGATGGAGTCCTACGAGTTCGAGTCGGCGTACGCGCTCGGCCCGAACTCCGGCAACACCGAACGCGACGACGTCGCCGTGATGATCGACCGCTGTAACGACATGGGCGTCGACACCATCGACACCGGCAACATGATGGCGATGGCCATGGAGATGGCCGAGGAAGGCAAACTCGAGGCGGACCTGGACTGGGGCGACACCGAGACGATGATCGACCTCATCGAAAAGATCGCCTACCACGAGGGCGAACTCGCGGACCTTCTCGCCGAGGGGCCGAGCCGCGTCGCCGAGGCCCGAGACGCACAGGAGAACTCGCTGGCGGTGAAAGGCCAGACCATCGCGGCCTACGACCCACGCTGTATGAAGGGGATGGGGATCGGCTACGCCACCTCGAACCGCGGCGCGTGTCACCTGCGCGGCTACACGCCCGCCGCCGAAATCCTCGGCATTCCCGAGAAGGTCGATCCCTACGAGTGGGAAGGCAAAGGCGAGCTCACCGCGGAGTTCCAGGATCTGCACGCCATCAGCGACTCCTTCGACATCTGCAAGTTCAACGCCTTCGCAGAAGGTATCGAGGAGTACGTCCTGCAGTACAACGGCATGACCGGTCGCGACGTCTCCGAGGACGAACTGATGGAGGCCGGCGAACGCGTCTACAACCTCGAGCGGTACTACAACAACCTCAACGGGTTCGACGGCTCCGACGACTCGTTGCCCGAGCGGTTCCTCGAGGACGGCATCCCCGGCCAGGGTGCAAGCGAGGGCGAGTACTGCGAACTCGAGGAGATGAAAGCGGAGTACTACGACTACCGCGGCTGGGTCGACGGCGTCGTTCCCGACGAGAAACTCGACGAACTCGGGATCGAGGTCGGCCCCGGCACGGGCGTCAGTAGCGAAGGCGGCGCCGCGGCTCCCTCGGACGACTGA
- a CDS encoding DUF1328 family protein, translating to MLEYALPLQAGGEFLYWAIVFFVLAIVAAAVGARGVAGISMEIARIFVLVFIVLAIVALLL from the coding sequence ATGCTCGAGTACGCACTACCGCTTCAGGCCGGCGGCGAGTTCCTTTACTGGGCGATCGTGTTCTTCGTCCTCGCGATCGTCGCGGCGGCAGTCGGCGCGCGCGGGGTCGCCGGAATCTCCATGGAGATCGCCCGGATCTTCGTGCTCGTCTTCATCGTGCTCGCGATCGTTGCGCTGTTACTGTGA